A genomic stretch from Hypnocyclicus thermotrophus includes:
- a CDS encoding carbohydrate ABC transporter permease yields MDYKTKRKIKRIASQVLLWIAVIIVIFPIVYLVAISGSTSNSIRTGTEFQHISIHRYIKNFIEMQKNANFFNYFKNSLIVITITTFIALTLSIFAGYALAKFKFPGSNLFGITMLSTQLIPPTLILIPMYLIFITIQRTIGLQLIDTYYGLIIPYVAIFTPMSIWVMRGFFANLPSELEEAARIDGCSRFQAFRLIMLPLATPGIIATGIFIFLTAWDELMLASVLTTSAKVQTIPIGIRLFIGRIQNRFDLTMMAALVITIPVAIIFFALQKYFVQGMTAGAVKG; encoded by the coding sequence ATGGATTATAAAACTAAAAGAAAAATAAAAAGAATAGCTTCACAAGTACTGTTGTGGATAGCTGTAATAATAGTAATTTTTCCTATTGTATATCTAGTTGCTATATCAGGTTCTACAAGTAATAGTATACGTACAGGAACAGAATTTCAGCATATATCGATTCATAGATATATAAAAAATTTCATAGAAATGCAAAAAAATGCTAATTTTTTTAATTATTTTAAAAATAGTTTAATAGTAATAACAATAACGACGTTTATTGCATTGACACTTTCTATATTTGCAGGATATGCATTAGCAAAATTTAAATTTCCAGGTTCAAATCTATTTGGGATAACTATGCTTAGTACGCAGCTTATTCCTCCAACATTAATTCTTATACCAATGTATTTAATATTCATTACTATTCAAAGAACAATAGGATTACAATTGATTGATACATATTACGGGCTTATAATTCCATATGTTGCAATTTTTACACCTATGAGTATATGGGTTATGAGAGGATTTTTTGCAAATTTACCTAGCGAGCTAGAAGAAGCAGCAAGAATAGATGGATGTAGTAGATTTCAAGCATTTAGACTTATTATGTTGCCTCTTGCAACACCAGGAATTATAGCGACAGGTATATTTATATTTCTTACTGCGTGGGATGAATTGATGTTAGCTAGTGTTCTAACAACATCTGCAAAAGTTCAAACAATACCTATTGGTATAAGATTATTTATAGGAAGAATTCAAAATAGATTTGATTTGACAATGATGGCTGCTTTAGTAATAACTATTCCAGTTGCTATAATATTCTTTGCACTTCAAAAATATTTTGTACAAGGAATGACAGCTGGAGCTGTAAAAGGATAG